A segment of the Chryseobacterium scophthalmum genome:
TGGCTAAAATTTTTGAGGTAGTTTTAATGTATATTTTCTGACAATACAAAAACAGCAACGGGCTCGCAAAAATCAATGAAAATAATATATCTGTGCTTTCGCTACTGATATATTTATAATTGAAAAAAGATTCAACAATTACACATAAAATTGATAAAATCACCAACAGAGACGAGTTTTTATATGTTGAAAGATCAATTTGGTGTTTGTTAATCAAAAAACCAATCGTTAAAAACGGGAAGCATACAAAAAGAAAATTCCGGTAAAGCAGATAATCATTCAAAAGTGAATCTGATTCAGCGTTTAAATAATGTAGATTTCCTAAAACCTGAACAATATAGCCGAGAAAGAATAAAAACATCGCCAAAGCAATCAATATTCGTGAGTTTTGGTTTCTGAGAAAATAGAGAATCAGTCCTGAAAAACAGGTTCCTATTAAATACCATAAATGATGATATCCGAAAACGATTGTCAGTAAAATTTCATCATTATCTTTCCAGTAAGAAATATAAATCAACATCCAGATTGCATAGAGCAGAAACGTTCTGAAAAGCCATTTCCTAAGTTTTTTTGCAGTGTCGATATGAAAGAAATAAAATCCGGTAATGACTAAAAAAACGGGAACTGCAAGTCTAAAAAGGCCGTTTACTAAAATATAGCTCAATAAAGGATAGGTTTCTTTCAAAAAATTCATATGCAGAAATACGACAAAAAATGCCAGAATGATTTTTAAAACATCAATTGATAAATTTCTACCCATAATTAAAATAAAATCAAACCTTTTTGAAGATTCATATTTTTGCAAAAGTAAATATTTAAAATTGATTATTAAGGCAAATAATTCTTATGTTCATTTTATCAATAAATGGAAAAAAGCATAATAATTCATATTATTCAGATATATTTGAAAGTATTTTTATTTGTAAATAATTATGAGATTTAAATATAATGTCC
Coding sequences within it:
- a CDS encoding acyltransferase family protein — translated: MQKYESSKRFDFILIMGRNLSIDVLKIILAFFVVFLHMNFLKETYPLLSYILVNGLFRLAVPVFLVITGFYFFHIDTAKKLRKWLFRTFLLYAIWMLIYISYWKDNDEILLTIVFGYHHLWYLIGTCFSGLILYFLRNQNSRILIALAMFLFFLGYIVQVLGNLHYLNAESDSLLNDYLLYRNFLFVCFPFLTIGFLINKHQIDLSTYKNSSLLVILSILCVIVESFFNYKYISSESTDILFSLIFASPLLFLYCQKIYIKTTSKILASFSTAIYVVHPLIMKSDFYEEIESFKILIFLAILIPVSLGLVYLNKKLKYLL